In Brassica napus cultivar Da-Ae chromosome C2, Da-Ae, whole genome shotgun sequence, the sequence AGATGCATATTCATACCGCATAAGAATTCTCATACTGTTAAAGGAGATAATTTACTGATTGTGTTGATGTGAGATATTGTTTGTGCTATTGCTTGATGATTgttatacttgtttgaaagttAGATTACTAGAAAGAATTGAACGAATAGGATATTAGATGCATAAATCGGATTGGGTGAAGACTGAGAGGATGGGACTATATGTTGTATATGAGTAGTCGTGAAGTGTTGAACAGTGAAGAGGAAGAGTGTGGAAAATTGATGTGTGGCGCGCTGGTTTTGGGTGTGTGGACTTCCAGTTTGGCAGGGATATGATCTGTGTGTACGTGCATCAGCCTTGGGGCGGCAACATCTTATGTTGTGTGTTCGGGCGGTGTGCCTCTTTGGATGGACAACAACGGATGTGTGTGAAACGTGTAATGATGAGACGTGTGTGACTGCATGTGTGTATAGTGTAGTGGAATGTTTATCGTAAATGTGTCTTGTTGCGTGTTCATGCGGCTAGTCAATCCTCGTTCTACATTAAACCATATGGTTGCTCATGCGGGGAAACTGGTCTAGAAGGTGGTCTCATTGAGTAATCCATTTACTCATGCCCTTCACTCTATCTCCATTTCCCCTTTTCTCTTGCAGGATTGTAAATAGAAGTAATGGATATCCGTTGGGTTGATGtatttaagaagaagaaaatgtgatGGGACCCTCAAACCATTGACAAGACACGATGGCTTGTCTTTTGGTGCACATGTCCCTAATCCCCACGATCTGGAACCCAGTCGGTTTTTGGAGAGGCGGATATTACAACATCCATCAACAAAGTCATCATCCATCCAAAATTTTGAAGACTGTCTTGCATATAACTTGCAATAAGAAATTGCAAAATCTCAGAATATGGTGGAAACCTAACCTATGCGCTAGGCTCATATTCACCGCCCGACTCATGTGTAACAAATTTTCGAACATTGATAATAAGAAATAgagaattaaagaaaaatatcttTTGATTTTGGATACATTTGTTTATATTAGGTAAATAGCGCGACTACCGAAGATCCATTATCATTAGGTCTAGGACCAAGTCATCTAGTTATGAATTCCAAAGGATGTAACAGTGTGACTTCATACagaatttttggttttattatcgTCGGGCTAATCTggtttgaatttttggtaaaccAAGAACTGGAACACAGATTGTCTTAGGCATGGAGCTCCAAGTTCATTGTCTCATAAATTCAGtgttaaaaattttcaaaatcgaCGTTGCTTCTCACAACGAAATGGGGGAATTATTGTTAGAGAAGGGATTTGCTCTCTTCTTAAAGCCCATCAAACAATGAAttcaaatattgagatgaagacaGCTTAATTAAGAAGATAAGAAGTTGGTCTGGAGAAACAAAAGGCAGTGTCACTGCTGGGAAGTAGCGTGAAGAACGGAGCGTGAAGAACGGAGCAAGAATTGGAGACCTTCCCTGAAGAACAATCAAGCGGAACAGTCTGACGGTTGATCCTACCATAAGCAGCCACACGATTGTTCTCGACAtttatggaagtttccatatctttcTTAGATTTTCCCTAATTGCCGATTCCCTACTCCGAAGTCTAagggcgcctccatataaaaagcgGCCTCTATCTTTATTTTGGAATTACGCTAGTTTTGCAAGAGACCTAGACCTATTCtagaatatattttctattgtaAGGGAGACAGCTCATCTTCTTGACagagaagatcatcctgaaccctaTTGATTTATCTTTAGaattatatgcagtattattcagttaTCATGTCTTTTTCATCTTGTgttatggctgagtagtcagctaGCTTGTCTAGGGTTCTAGGGTGTTAATCGCAAGGCCAAACATAAATAAGCAACTCTATTGTGTCTTCGTTCATCTCAGCTCTTAATGCTAGCTTTAACCTGATCACTTACTGCTAGATCTTAGGTTTAATCCACTCATTAACCGTGTAGTAGTTTGCTTGATATTGAATAAATGAGCCGCGCATCTCTAGTCAGTGAAAGTAGATACTAGAGTGCTCGGTGAacctatcggacttgatctctattgcttgtGATCGATCCTTGATCCAAACGACAGTTTAGGTATCAAGGTCGAACCGCAAAGGGAAcaacaccacgacagtgggttgTTCTACTAAGAGAGATCTGTGTTCTAGATTGTGTTTCAAGGAGCTTGAATAAatgtttggttgagctttgacACCCAATGAGAAACCCTAGATCGGCTTATCTctaatattgaattttaatcatctgaaatcATTTACTTTACTTGCACGTCACCACTTAATTCAAAACCCCATTTTTAGTTTTAGCTAAGTTGAAAACTTATAGGAATATAGTgtagactggtcctctggattgaatctcaaatactacaattaccactgttaacttgacagtaggaaAGGTTCAGTTTTCGagtatcaagttttggcgccgttgcgacggggaccagatattttacctttatttttcagtTCTATATTTAGTCCAAAACATCTAACTTGCGTTTCTCTCGTTGTTTAAGCTAATGatccaggtgcatgaccagtagacatactcggagtaACGCACAAGGACCATTATTCACGCTAAGTAACGAAGAGCTCGCAAGATTAGAATGACAGAACCGTCAACAACCGCGGCCTACTAACACCACAATGGATGATCACGGAGGCCAAGATGATCTCACTACTGCAATTGCGCTCATGCAACAACAGATGCAGCAGATGCAACAGACCATCAACGCACAAGAAGCTGCTCCCCAAGCAGCTGCCGAACTCGCCGCTCAGCAAGTTGAGCAACAAGGCGCTCCCATCGGGGAACAGAACCTTCCATGAAACTTCCCTACCACTCGCTCCACCATCAACCCCCCTCCCTGCACTCGAGAGATTGTGAAatcaagcctgctttgatcgGCCTAGTGCAGAAAACAATGTTCAACGGTCTCGCGGCTGAAATCCCTTTGAACCACATCGAGAACTTTGAGAGAGTTTGCAACTTCTCTCGCGCGAATGGAGTTCCATCTGACTACGTTAAATGCACGTTGTTCCCATTCTCCTTGGATGGGAAAGCATCTCTCCCGACTGGTTCACTTACTACATGGGAACAAGTCAGAGCCGCGTTCTTAAGCCACTTATATACAAAGACGAAAACCGCAGCTCTGAGGCATAAAATCTCCAATTTTAAGCAAAAGACCGACGAGCCTTTCTATGATGCTTGGGAGCATTACAAGGAATACCGAAGGGAGTGCCCTCACCATGGGTTTGAGGATGACTACATACTGGAAGTGTTCTATGATGGAGTGAGCTATGAGTTTTGTAATGCTCTTGATTCCTCGAGCAATGGAGATTTCATGACCCAAACAACGCCAGACGCATTCGCAGTGATCGAAAATATGGCGTCCAGCTCCCTCAACAAGAATAAGGAGAATGATCGCTCCAAAAGTGTAAAAAACATAGACGACCTCGCGGCCAAGGTTGATCAGCTTTTGAAGGGTAATCAGAGCCAAGTATTCATCATGGAGGAAGCTGCATCAGAGAACAATGTTTCAGACTCTACAACTAAAGGAGACAATACTGTGGATGCTCAGCAAGAAGTGAGATACGTCAATGGGCAAGGATGGTAGTACAAGAACTACCACCCGAACCCCAACGTTAGGAACAATCCTCACCTCTTTGTGTATCCCAAGGCTGACAAACCGGTTGACAACGCGCAGAACAGTCAAGGATAGAACAGCGGCTATCAGAAACCATACCAGGGAAGAACATATGTCCTGAGCCAGGCGCATCACAACCAGTTCCAGAACTAGAAACAACAAACTGCTCAACAGACCGCTCCTTCGCCAGCGATTGCTCCGCAAGACGAGATAAAAGGTCTAGCGACAATGATGCAGCAGTTGCTCCAGGGTTAGCAAATTCAAGGGGAAGCGTTGAATCAAGTCACCACAGACATTAACTCCAGGATGAACGAAATGTTCAATGACTTGAGTACCAAATACAATAACGTAGCCAGCCATATGCGTCAGATGGACGTTCAGATCGCCCAGACAGCCGAGAGCGTTAAGAGGCATCAAGGTACTCTACCTGGAAAGACCGATAAAAGCCCTAAGGAATGCAGTGCCGTAGCACTAAGGAGTGGAAGAAATTTACTGGATACAGTCCCTAAGAAGTTGTCAGCAGCGGAGAAGGGTAAGCAAAAGGAGGGTGAGCAACCACGATCTGAAGCACCCCCTTTATCTGACGAGGAACCAAAACAGTCTGGTGAGACTGATCCAACCCCTGTCGCTACACCTGTTGAGCCTGTTCCTCCGCGTGAATACACCCCTAAGGTTCCATACCTTGTTCCAGCAAAGACATCTCGCAAGGATCGGGAGGAGACAAAGTGTAAAAAGATGCTAGAGGATCTAACTATCAAGTTACCTCTTATGGATGCGATCCAGATGATACCTTCTATGCGCAGTTTGATGAAAGGTTTGATCTCTGGCAAGGTAACTGGTGATAGTGAGCTATTGATGGTTTCAAAGGAGTGCACCGCGGTACTTAAGAACAAGCCGATTAAGAAATTGGATGATCCAGGCAAGTTTGTTCTCTCGATACAAATTGGGAGAACCGTGTTCGCTTATTCTCTATGCGATCTGGGTTCAAGTGTCAATCTCATGCCTTACTCCGTGGAAAACGATTGGGCTTCACGGACTTCAAACTGACAAGAATCTCCCTGGTGTTCGCTGACAGATCAGTCTCGTCACCGGTGGATATTCTGGAAGACCTTCGGGTCCAAGTGGGCAACACGTTTGTTCCGacagattttgtggttttggagGTTGACGAGCAACCAAGAGATCCACTCATCCTAGGTCGTCCTTTCTTGTGCACAGCTGGTGCGATCATTGATGTTCGACAAGGAAGGATTGATCTTCACCTATGAGACATTGCGATGAAGTTCGAGATGAACAAATTGCTGAAGAAACCGATGCTAGACGCGCAAACCTACACAGTTGAGGATAAAGATCAGGCGCTATTCCCTCAAGAAGGAATGATTGAGGAAATCTTGACCGATGATCCACTCGAACTAGCCCTGATTCGTTCTGAGACTGAGCATAACGTTATGAGCGAGGACGCGGATGGCTACAACAAGATGCTTGACTCTGCGAAAAGCATGGAAAAAGCTTGTCACCTATCTAAGTCTCGAGGAGAAATACAAGAGCAATCAGAGCAGTGCAACTGGAGCAGCCGCTTCGAAAAGCGCTACTAAGCCGAACATGCAACTCGACGATCCATGGAGCGAACTGAAAGCTCCAAAGATCGAGCTCAAATCCCTCCCTACGGGGCTCAGGTATGCATTCTTGGGGCCAAATTCCACGTATACTGCTATTGGGAACTCTGAATTGAACAATGTGGAAACAACTAGACTTTTGTGTGAGCTAAGAAAGTGCCGTAAGGCATTAGGTTATTCTCTAGCTGACATTCATGGCATTTCACCTGATCTTTGCAAGCATAAAATACACCTaaaagatgaatcaatgacttctatagAACATCAGAGGAGGTAAATCCGAATCTTaaagatgttgtaaagaaagagataatgaaacttctaGAGGCTGGTGTGATCTATGCCATCTTTGATAGTAACTGGGTTAGCCCTGTTCATGTAGTTCCTAAGAAAGGTGGAATAACTGCCATAACAAATGAGAAGAATGAATTGATCCCTAACTCGAACAGTAACTGGACATCGCATGTGCATTGATTTTCGCAAATTGAATGTTGCGACTCGCAAAGATCACTTTCCACTACCTttcattgatcagatgcttgaacgattggctaaccacccatactattgctttttagatggttattAGTTTTCATTCAGATCCCTATCCACCCAAATGATCAGGAGAAGACGACGTTCACATGCCCATATGGCACGtttgcctacaggagaatgccatTCGGCTTATGCAATGCTCCTGCGACCTTTCAACGTTGCATGATGTCTATTTTTACTGACCTGATTGAGGACATAATAGAAGTTTTCATGGATGACTTTAGTGTCTATGGAAGctctttttatgtttatttgaaAAACTTGTGCAGGGTGTTGCAGCGATGCGAGGAGAAAGATCTGGTGCTaaactgggagaagtgtcacttcatggtcaaggatGTGATTGTTCTCGGGCACAAGATCTCTGAAAAGGGGATTAAGGTCGACAAGGCAAAGATTGAGGTGATGATGAGCTTGCAGCCGCCAACATCAATCAAGGGAATCAGGAGTTTCTTAGGGCACACTAGTTTTtacaggaggttcatcaagGATTTCTCAATGATCCCAAGACCGCTCACGAGACTGCTCTGCAAGGACACCAAGTTTGAGTTTGATAGCGACTGTTTGACTGCCTTCCACACGATAAAAGGAGCCTTAATCAGTGTGCCGGTTGTTCAGCCTCCAGACTGGGACTTACCTTTTGAGATCATGACAGATGCGAGTGATTTCGCAGTGGGAGCAGTGCTGGGACAGAGAAAAGATAAGATACTgcatgtgatctactacgcgaACATGACGATGGATGAAGCCCAATGCCGATATGCAACAACCGAGAAGAAGCTTTTAGCCATTTTCTATGCCTTTGAGAAATTTAGGTCCTACCTAGTAGGTTCTAAGGTGTGCACACAGATCACGCGGCTCAGAGGTACTTGCTGATGAAGAAAGATGCCAAATCGCGCCTGCTCTGATGGATCCTCCTACACCAGGAATTCGACCTTGAGATCAAGGACAAAAAAGAAATTGAGAATGGAGTCGCCGACCATTTGTCAAGAATGAAGATCGACGAAGAGACCGCTCTTGATGACAGTCTCCCTGAAGAACAGGTCTACGCGATTGATCCGTATGTCAAGAACAGACTAGATGCCCACACCACAGATCGTTCTGCTGATTGTTTCGCAGACTGTTTCTCCGATTATTCCGCGGACTGCTCTGCTGACCAGGAACACTTTATTACTGCTATAAAGCAGAGATATTTCCACCTACCTTGGTTCGCTGAGATAGCTAATTTCTTAGCTGCAGAGAAGGAACCAGTTGAGTTTACTGGGAATGAGAAGAGAAAATTCCTGAGAGATGCAAAACTCTACTTTTGGGATGAACCATTCTTGTATCGACACTGCAAGGATGGAGTGTTCTGACGATGTGTTCTAGAAGATGAAATTCTAGAGATCATGGATCACTGCAACGGTTCTTCTTACGCCAGACACTTTGCGGCATTCAAGACCATCTCCAAGGTTTTGCAAACCGGTTTTTGGTGGCCTACAATGTTCCGTGATGCTCAAGCTTTCATCTCCAAGTGCAATTCATGCCAAATACAAGGGAACATTAGCAAGCGCAACGAGATGCCCCAGAACTTCATACTTGAGATCGAGGTATTCGACTGCTGGGGGATCGACTACATGGGACCATTCCCACCATCATATAAGAACAAGTACATTCTAGTGGCGGTGGATTATGTTTCGAAGTGGGTAGAGGCAATCGCCAGCCCCACTAATGATGCACGAGTGGTGACCAAAATGTTTAAAACcatcatctttccaaggtttggagttcctAGAGTGGTTATAAGCGATGGAGGAACCCACTTCATCAACAAAGTCTTCCAAGGCCTCTTGAAGAAGAACGGAGTCAAGCATAAGGTTGCGACTGCATACCATCCTCAGACAAATGGCCAAGTGGAAGTGTCTAATTGAGAGATCAAGAGAATCCTGCAGAAAACAGTCGGAACTACACGCAAGGACTGGTCTCTAAAATTAGATGATGCGCTATGGGCTTACAGAACAGCCAACAAAACGCCACTAGGGACCACTCCATATCATCTGGTCTATGGCAAGGCTTGTCACCTCCCTGTGGAACTCGAGTACAATGCGGAATGGGCTGTCAAACTACTCAGCTTCGATATCAAATCAGCCAAAGAGAGGCGTTCCATCAAGATTCACGAACTTGAAGAGATCAGGCATTTAGCTTATGAAAGCACGAAAATTTACAAGGAAAAGACCAAGGCCTATCATGATAAGCGGATCATTAGTAGAAGCTTTGAACCGAATGATCGAGTCTTGCTCTTGAACTCCAGGCTGAAGCTGTTCCCTAGGAAGTTGAAGTCCAGATGGTCCGGGCCGTTCACTATCAAGGAAGTCAGACCATATGGAGCAGTGGTGTTACTAGATCCGAATGGAGGAGAGTTCGTTATTAATGGTCAGGGTCTAAAGCCATATCTTGCCGAAACGACAATCGCAGAAGGTGAAGAAATTCCCTTAGGCGATCCCTCCATAGTTCAATAGACTGAtcaaagtcaagctagtgacttaaaTCGAGCGCTTGGTgagaggcaacccactggtgagtgtaaatatgtttttcctttcaaattcttttgtagtttgttttgaattttgttctAGGAAAAGAAAATCGAAGATTCCCAGAGGAACAATCCATAGACTGTTCTCGCTGGAGAACAACTGCTCCTCCATGTAAGTTttcgacacaaaaaaaaatacaaagaaggAGAAGCGGTTAGGGTTTGCCTATTTAAGGCAACCCACCCCACTCCCCCACTTAGCCCAAAGTCGCCGTACACTCCCTTTCCCTAAGAATAGAATCCTAAATCAAGATCTTTAACATCTCTCTCTATTATCACGATTGTTGGTTCTAACTCCTTGGGATTTCAGGCCTAATCTAGTTTTGCAGCAATCTCTCTCAACCGAACAGGGTAAAACTCGAACTCTCTCCAAATCGCGCATGCAATTCGAGATTCGTGGTTCTCTCATTTTCCTTCTTCTCGAAACTTGAATAGATTTTGTCGGCACTATCCTTTGAATGAATACATCTTAAGATTGCTAGAAAGATAGAAGAATCAAAATTGAGAGTTAATCTTAACCGCCTTGTTTAGAATTCGAACTGAGAATCGCGACTGTTCGCAAACTTAGATAATGTGGGTTCTTTGGGATTGTTGATTGTTGATTGAATGCTgcagatttgggtttagggttattTACGGGTCGTTGATCTTCATGTTGTGATCGGGTTGTTTGGAAATTGAATGGACTTGAGTTTAAACTGAGAATGGGTAAAGTTCCATCCTTTTCTACACAACCCACGAATAGTACTAATCCATAGTTCATTGTTCTGTTTTGCAGATGGCTCCAAGAACCAAACGAAAGGCAGTGAAAACTCCGAAGATCACCTGTGAGAACTACGTGCCTCCGCCAGGCCACAATGGCCCGGCTTCTTACCCATGGCCGCATGTGGGACACGAGGGTCAGCCGATCGATCTCAACGACCCAATGCTCCTCACCTTCAACTACGAAGGGTGGAACAAAGAGTCCGCACAAAGATACAACACACTCCTCAACACTGAGATCTTTCCTACTCGATTCAGTCACACAGAGACCCTCGCTGCTCTTTGGCTTGATACCGACGTGTTCGAGACGCTCAGTGCCATGGGAATTGCTCCCCTCTGCTACCAGACGTACGAACTTTACCCAGACCTCGTCCGTCAAGCTCTCGCCACTGCTCAGATCAGCTACGAAAACCCTCAAGCGCCAACATATGAGACATGTTCTTTCTCATTCATGGCTGACAGCAAGTTCTGCTCTCTTTCGCTTGACCAGCTCAACGAGATATACGAGATCTCGGACGAGCGAAAGGATGTCGCAGTGGAGAACAAGTTCACTCCAACAGAGAGGTTTTGGGACCTCATCGCAACCGGTACCGGATCATTCGCCTCCCGCAAGGCGTATCAGTCCCAAATCAGAAACCCTACGTTGAGGGTAATTGCTAAGATGATCTCCAACCTCCTTTTCGCCAAGGATCAGACCTCCAAGGTCACCAAAGGAGAACTGCAGATGTTGTACTCGGGCCTCAAAGATGAGATTCGCAGATCTCGATCTGGAATCCCATTTCAGCCGATGCAAACTAACTCTGGGTACCATCTCATCTGGATGTTCTACTCGCGCAGAGACTGCCTGCTCCGGAATGAGAACAAGAAGGATCGCTGCGGCAGCTTGCTCACTCCGCTGTTTAAGCACTTCAGGATCAACCTCAGAGCCTACGCGGTTAACTACAACATCGAGTATGTGGATACTCCCTATCTGATCTCATGTCACATACTTCACGACGAGACCACATACA encodes:
- the LOC106392645 gene encoding uncharacterized protein LOC106392645, which codes for MFNDLSTKYNNVASHMRQMDVQIAQTAESVKRHQGTLPGKTDKSPKECSAVALRSGRNLLDTVPKKLSAAEKGKQKEGEQPRSEAPPLSDEEPKQSGETDPTPVATPVEPVPPREYTPKVPYLVPAKTSRKDREETKCKKMLEDLTIKLPLMDAIQMIPSMRSLMKGLISGKVTGDSELLMVSKECTAVLKNKPIKKLDDPGKFVLSIQIGRTVFAYSLCDLGSSVNLMPYSVENDWASRTSN
- the LOC111202967 gene encoding uncharacterized protein LOC111202967 produces the protein MAPRTKRKAVKTPKITCENYVPPPGHNGPASYPWPHVGHEGQPIDLNDPMLLTFNYEGWNKESAQRYNTLLNTEIFPTRFSHTETLAALWLDTDVFETLSAMGIAPLCYQTYELYPDLVRQALATAQISYENPQAPTYETCSFSFMADSKFCSLSLDQLNEIYEISDERKDVAVENKFTPTERFWDLIATGTGSFASRKAYQSQIRNPTLRVIAKMISNLLFAKDQTSKVTKGELQMLYSGLKDEIRRSRSGIPFQPMQTNSGYHLIWMFYSRRDCLLRNENKKDRCGSLLTPLFKHFRINLRAYAVNYNIEYVDTPYLISCHILHDETTYRFMDKDGNMLYFKLPQTHLTNFSSIENIRFLPDPEFFCADPRAPPPDDEMDEPEDITPDEDTVYDLGLLDDDADDATYRRWMVDLQRKNNRLMKRILKVITGGCFGGQEARPFAHEQTL